A portion of the Bacillus thuringiensis genome contains these proteins:
- a CDS encoding purine/pyrimidine permease, protein MKILDNQHNQNHIMGTLQWFIFLLANSIALPIVVGGLFHLTTEEIFYLMQRTFFVVGISSFLQGWLGHRLPIADGPAGSWVGVFTVLAYATAGQDQLHSTLQILELGMIISGVILIGLGVTGFIGRILFLFTPLVTGAFLLLLCLQLSGVFLKGMLGITATISQIDGFTAIIAFSIFLFVIILSNFGKGFVKSYAVLIGLISGWIIFLIAGKVTIPSQVTHFVQLPHIFAWGLPKWNTGMAVSSFVMVCILVSNTVAAIIAINQATIHKATIEQKQLKDGTWVGGISHIISSVFSTVGVVPLPATAGFIRLTKQKYIRSFLMACALLVVMSLFPSIIRYLASLPSAVASAVLMASFVQLIGIGFNNIKQVPMSERNVTILGVAVLFGSGVMFLPSGALQSLPSVMQYIFGNGLFVGTVVSILLEQIWRVGK, encoded by the coding sequence ATGAAAATTTTGGACAATCAACATAACCAAAATCATATTATGGGAACTTTGCAATGGTTTATATTTTTATTAGCAAATTCAATCGCATTACCAATTGTCGTTGGCGGATTATTTCATCTTACGACGGAAGAAATATTTTATTTAATGCAGCGTACGTTTTTTGTAGTTGGTATATCTTCTTTTTTACAAGGATGGCTTGGGCATAGACTGCCAATTGCGGATGGGCCGGCTGGATCTTGGGTTGGTGTATTTACCGTACTTGCTTATGCAACGGCCGGACAGGATCAATTACATAGTACACTGCAAATTTTAGAATTAGGAATGATAATCTCCGGTGTTATTTTAATAGGATTAGGAGTAACTGGTTTTATAGGGCGTATTTTATTTTTATTTACGCCGCTTGTGACAGGGGCGTTTTTACTTTTATTATGTTTACAATTAAGTGGTGTGTTTTTAAAAGGAATGCTAGGAATTACAGCTACTATTTCTCAAATCGACGGATTTACAGCAATAATCGCGTTTAGTATATTTCTGTTCGTTATTATACTATCTAATTTTGGAAAAGGCTTTGTCAAAAGTTATGCAGTTTTAATAGGATTAATTAGTGGATGGATTATTTTTCTCATTGCAGGGAAAGTGACAATCCCATCTCAAGTAACTCATTTTGTGCAACTTCCACATATATTTGCTTGGGGACTTCCAAAATGGAATACAGGTATGGCAGTATCCAGTTTCGTTATGGTATGTATTTTAGTTTCGAATACGGTGGCAGCTATTATAGCAATTAATCAAGCAACTATTCATAAAGCGACTATTGAACAAAAACAGTTGAAGGATGGGACGTGGGTTGGGGGGATTTCACATATCATCTCTTCCGTATTTTCAACTGTAGGTGTCGTTCCGTTACCAGCAACGGCAGGATTTATACGTTTAACAAAACAAAAGTATATACGATCGTTCTTAATGGCATGTGCGTTACTAGTCGTAATGTCTCTTTTTCCAAGTATTATTCGTTATTTAGCATCTTTACCATCTGCTGTCGCATCGGCTGTTTTAATGGCTTCGTTCGTACAGTTAATTGGAATTGGATTTAATAATATAAAACAAGTGCCGATGAGTGAAAGGAATGTAACGATTTTAGGCGTTGCAGTATTATTTGGCAGCGGCGTTATGTTTTTACCGTCTGGAGCACTCCAATCCTTGCCGTCTGTTATGCAATATATATTCGGTAATGGTTTATTTGTAGGTACAGTTGTAAGTATATTGCTAGAACAAATATGGCGCGTTGGAAAGTAA
- a CDS encoding PspC domain-containing protein: protein MSKRLCKSETDKMLFGICGGLGEYFDISSTLIRILWVIAVLCFGTGFLVYFICLLLMPRSY from the coding sequence ATGTCAAAAAGATTATGTAAATCCGAAACTGATAAAATGCTATTTGGTATATGCGGTGGTTTAGGAGAATATTTTGATATTAGCTCTACTCTCATTCGCATACTTTGGGTCATTGCAGTTTTATGTTTTGGGACGGGGTTTTTAGTTTATTTTATTTGTTTATTACTTATGCCACGCTCTTACTAA
- the gerE gene encoding spore germination transcription factor GerE, which translates to MKEKAYQSKPLLTKREREVFELLVQDKTTKEIAGELFISEKTVRNHISNAMQKLGVKGRSQAVVELLRMGELEL; encoded by the coding sequence TTGAAGGAAAAAGCGTATCAATCTAAACCTTTACTCACAAAGAGAGAAAGAGAAGTATTTGAATTACTGGTTCAAGATAAAACAACGAAGGAAATTGCAGGTGAACTTTTTATAAGTGAAAAGACAGTTCGCAACCACATCTCAAACGCAATGCAAAAGCTAGGGGTTAAAGGACGTTCACAAGCAGTTGTGGAGCTTCTTCGTATGGGAGAGCTCGAACTATAA
- a CDS encoding amidohydrolase family protein, which translates to MTVYWLTNVTLESGYTYEEGRISQTETELCSLLIEDGRIKKIIKGIVQEEDIVTFDAKHLLMLPSFKEMHIHIDKTYYSGPWKACMPAESIFTRFNEEEKILPKQLATAQNRAENMLELLLQNGATNIRTHCNVDPIIGLGNLEATLAALETYKNRVSSRIVAFPQHGLLRSNSVQLVKDAMRMGAHLVGGVDPATVDNDIEKSLHTIMDIAVEFNADVDIHLHDANNLGTFTMKRLASLTEEAGWQGRVTISHALGLGGVTEKEAEEVAETLANVNIDITSTVPIGKQVIPIPLLDKKGVKVSLGNDSITDHWSPFGTGDMLQKANRLAERFGWSDERSLGKALRFITGGKETLNNEGKRVWPNVGDEASFVLTNATCAAEAVARQTEKRLVVYKGNIVIGSLNEVELNNLV; encoded by the coding sequence ATGACGGTATATTGGTTGACTAATGTAACGCTTGAATCGGGGTATACATATGAAGAGGGGAGAATTTCACAAACAGAAACAGAATTATGCAGTTTACTTATTGAAGATGGTCGAATTAAAAAAATTATAAAAGGGATTGTTCAAGAGGAAGATATAGTAACTTTTGATGCTAAGCACTTATTAATGTTGCCATCTTTCAAAGAGATGCACATTCACATTGATAAAACATATTATAGTGGCCCATGGAAAGCTTGTATGCCAGCAGAAAGTATTTTTACACGTTTTAATGAAGAAGAAAAAATTTTACCAAAGCAATTAGCAACTGCCCAAAATAGAGCGGAAAATATGCTAGAGTTACTACTGCAAAATGGTGCAACGAATATTAGAACGCATTGTAATGTTGATCCAATTATTGGGCTTGGTAATTTGGAGGCGACGTTAGCGGCATTAGAAACATATAAAAATCGAGTGTCTAGTAGAATTGTTGCGTTTCCGCAACATGGATTATTACGCAGTAATTCTGTGCAACTCGTGAAAGATGCGATGCGTATGGGTGCGCATCTAGTCGGAGGAGTGGATCCAGCTACAGTGGATAATGACATTGAAAAATCATTACATACAATTATGGATATCGCAGTCGAATTTAATGCGGATGTTGATATTCATTTGCACGATGCGAATAATCTTGGAACGTTTACGATGAAGAGATTGGCAAGTTTAACAGAAGAAGCAGGATGGCAAGGCCGTGTAACTATTAGTCATGCACTTGGACTTGGTGGTGTTACTGAGAAAGAGGCTGAAGAAGTGGCAGAAACACTCGCAAATGTAAATATTGATATTACTTCTACGGTGCCAATTGGTAAACAAGTAATCCCAATTCCGTTATTAGATAAAAAAGGTGTTAAGGTTTCATTAGGAAATGATAGTATTACAGATCATTGGTCACCGTTTGGAACAGGTGATATGCTTCAAAAGGCGAATCGATTAGCAGAGCGTTTTGGGTGGAGTGACGAAAGGTCTTTAGGAAAAGCACTTCGCTTTATTACAGGAGGAAAAGAAACGTTAAATAATGAAGGGAAGCGAGTATGGCCGAATGTAGGGGATGAAGCGAGTTTTGTTTTGACAAATGCGACATGCGCTGCTGAAGCAGTAGCGCGTCAAACAGAAAAACGTTTAGTCGTGTATAAAGGAAATATTGTTATTGGAAGTTTAAATGAGGTGGAATTAAATAATCTTGTGTAG
- a CDS encoding ABC transporter permease, which produces MRKFSHVFSFYFREAFLSKKSLITSAILFLVVFGIFAFNHFTSGDDKNKDKDKIAVVVESSTYKVQKDELNKLLPSAKITLGSKDDFDKLHKQVEEGDLDGLFHVTEKGGAPSITYMYNGFPSQATSAIMAGYLKQQYTMVTIAKNNVSPEIAQQLQTEIQVKQEAIKDRTSSFGIAYFFTFALYMFIVAFGNTIAMNIASEKASRVMEVMLPKVKPLTMMYAKILAVVSTALLQLVILACGYLIPYLLGWVDLESASLLGIPIDFTKLDAKVVSMFLVYFITGYLLYAMMYAAAGAVVSKTEDLQAVSFPIMILIMAAFFISIKSLSDPNSTIVVVSSYVPFFTPMVTFSRIVAGEAGMLEITITLAVLLATIAILNAVTSRIYVNGVMNYSDKVKFKDLAKFIKRQ; this is translated from the coding sequence ATGCGTAAATTTTCTCACGTATTTTCATTTTATTTTAGGGAAGCGTTTTTATCTAAAAAATCATTAATTACGAGTGCGATTTTATTTTTAGTTGTGTTTGGGATTTTTGCATTTAATCATTTTACTTCAGGCGATGATAAAAATAAGGATAAAGATAAAATTGCAGTTGTAGTAGAGAGTTCCACATATAAAGTACAAAAAGATGAGCTAAATAAGCTATTGCCATCAGCAAAAATAACACTTGGTTCAAAGGATGATTTTGATAAACTGCATAAGCAAGTAGAAGAAGGCGATTTAGATGGTCTATTCCATGTGACGGAAAAGGGTGGGGCTCCATCGATTACATATATGTATAATGGATTTCCAAGCCAAGCAACTTCTGCAATTATGGCAGGATATTTAAAGCAACAATATACGATGGTGACAATTGCCAAAAATAATGTTTCACCAGAAATTGCACAGCAATTACAAACAGAAATTCAAGTAAAGCAAGAAGCGATAAAAGATCGTACATCTTCTTTCGGAATTGCCTATTTCTTTACATTTGCTTTATATATGTTTATTGTAGCGTTCGGAAATACAATCGCAATGAATATTGCATCTGAGAAGGCGTCACGTGTAATGGAAGTAATGCTTCCGAAAGTGAAACCTCTTACGATGATGTATGCGAAAATTTTAGCGGTTGTTTCAACGGCTTTATTGCAACTTGTCATATTGGCGTGTGGTTATCTTATTCCATATTTGTTAGGTTGGGTCGATTTAGAAAGTGCCTCACTATTGGGTATTCCAATTGACTTTACGAAATTAGATGCAAAGGTTGTAAGCATGTTTCTTGTTTATTTCATTACGGGATATTTACTTTATGCAATGATGTATGCTGCTGCTGGAGCTGTCGTGTCTAAGACGGAGGATTTACAAGCTGTATCTTTCCCGATAATGATTTTAATTATGGCTGCATTCTTCATTAGTATTAAATCATTAAGTGATCCGAATAGTACTATCGTTGTTGTAAGTTCTTACGTTCCATTTTTTACACCGATGGTTACCTTCTCACGTATTGTAGCTGGTGAAGCAGGTATGCTAGAAATTACGATAACATTAGCAGTCTTATTGGCGACAATTGCGATATTAAATGCTGTTACAAGCCGCATTTACGTAAATGGCGTAATGAATTACTCAGATAAAGTGAAATTTAAAGATTTAGCGAAATTTATAAAGCGTCAATAA
- a CDS encoding multidrug resistance efflux transporter family protein → MRAILLGLLSSAFFSATFIINRAMNVSGTSWAWTASFRFLFALPILFLIVLFRKNFRGLWKELKKHPLAWIGWGSVAGIGFYSLLSFAAVFSPAWLVAGTWQVTILAGLLLSPLFFVKIETKSGTKLVRGKIPLRSLYVALFILLGVICMQATAAGHITMTQFISGFLPVVLAAFLYPFGNRKMMELVGGRLDTFQRVLGMAIGSLPITILLGVYGFSTTGIPTSSQMLQGFLLALCSGVIATMTFFFATDLAKDNLALLGAVEATQAGTMVFTVLGEIVFLNGSFPGGLSLLGMIIIMLGMVANSILNRSIPAVKQKKSA, encoded by the coding sequence ATGCGCGCAATTTTATTAGGTCTTTTATCATCGGCCTTTTTTTCTGCAACCTTTATTATTAATAGAGCAATGAATGTATCTGGAACAAGCTGGGCTTGGACAGCTTCCTTCCGTTTTTTATTTGCTCTCCCTATTTTATTCCTTATCGTTTTATTTCGCAAAAACTTTAGGGGATTATGGAAAGAGTTAAAAAAACATCCATTGGCGTGGATCGGATGGGGTTCTGTTGCCGGTATTGGTTTTTATTCTTTATTAAGTTTCGCAGCTGTCTTTTCTCCAGCTTGGCTCGTTGCTGGAACTTGGCAAGTTACGATTTTAGCTGGTTTACTACTATCACCACTATTTTTTGTGAAAATAGAAACAAAATCAGGTACGAAACTTGTACGTGGAAAAATTCCACTTCGTAGCTTATATGTTGCTTTATTTATTTTACTTGGTGTAATTTGTATGCAAGCAACTGCCGCAGGCCATATTACAATGACTCAGTTCATTTCAGGTTTTTTACCTGTCGTATTAGCCGCTTTCTTATATCCGTTCGGTAACCGAAAAATGATGGAGCTTGTTGGCGGACGCCTTGATACGTTCCAACGTGTATTAGGAATGGCAATTGGAAGTCTTCCTATAACAATTTTGCTTGGTGTATACGGATTTTCTACTACGGGTATTCCAACATCTAGCCAAATGCTTCAAGGATTTTTGTTAGCATTATGTTCCGGCGTTATTGCAACGATGACATTTTTCTTTGCTACTGACTTAGCAAAAGATAACCTGGCTTTACTTGGAGCTGTTGAAGCAACACAAGCTGGAACGATGGTCTTTACCGTACTTGGAGAAATTGTTTTCTTGAATGGTTCGTTTCCTGGCGGGCTTTCCCTACTTGGAATGATTATTATTATGTTAGGAATGGTTGCAAATAGTATTTTAAACCGATCTATTCCAGCCGTTAAACAGAAAAAATCAGCATAA
- a CDS encoding type 1 glutamine amidotransferase domain-containing protein produces the protein MKKKMLVVLTSVEKYPNLNRATGLWLGEAVHFVKKVEEAGYEVDYVSPQGGYTPIDPHSLAMAESIDWEWYQKKEFMNRLGSTTKPSEVNPEDYAVIYYAGGHGVIWDFPENKELQNISRNIYENGGIVSSICHGAAGLFHIILSNGDRLISGKKVTGFSNEEEKLAELDQFVPFLTEDELIKNGGLYEKAAQPWEAFALEDNRVITGQNPASGGPVAELVLKQLQK, from the coding sequence ATGAAGAAAAAAATGTTAGTTGTATTAACAAGCGTAGAAAAATACCCAAATTTAAATAGGGCTACCGGACTTTGGCTCGGTGAAGCTGTACATTTCGTAAAAAAAGTAGAAGAAGCGGGTTACGAAGTTGATTACGTCAGTCCACAAGGCGGTTATACACCAATTGATCCACATAGTTTAGCAATGGCGGAGAGCATCGATTGGGAATGGTACCAAAAGAAAGAGTTTATGAATCGCCTCGGTTCTACAACGAAACCAAGTGAAGTGAATCCAGAAGACTACGCTGTTATTTATTACGCAGGTGGTCACGGGGTTATTTGGGACTTCCCAGAAAATAAAGAACTTCAAAATATTAGCCGCAACATTTATGAAAACGGCGGTATTGTTTCTTCCATTTGTCATGGAGCTGCTGGTTTATTTCATATTATATTAAGTAATGGGGATCGTTTAATTAGCGGTAAGAAGGTAACAGGCTTTTCAAATGAAGAAGAAAAATTAGCTGAATTAGATCAATTCGTTCCATTTTTAACAGAAGATGAACTCATTAAAAATGGAGGACTTTACGAAAAAGCTGCACAGCCTTGGGAAGCTTTTGCTCTAGAAGATAATCGTGTTATCACTGGTCAAAACCCAGCTTCAGGTGGTCCAGTAGCCGAATTAGTATTAAAACAGTTGCAAAAATAA
- a CDS encoding helix-turn-helix domain-containing protein produces the protein MKENEDMQTKEVIQQVGQLLRQIRNEQKLSLEELAHKTGVSKLTLGKIERGETNPTLAVIWKITKGLSIPLSRLMVVGEPVAVARCGEGFAVDVGQAWHLETMLRYTKETGMEMHRACLRSNSIYEPEAHHEGAIELVTVMKGKVSIQVENDVYELNEFDSIQFEANKKHIYKNEEEEVAVLHLTMKYSS, from the coding sequence ATGAAAGAAAATGAAGATATGCAAACGAAAGAAGTCATTCAACAAGTTGGACAGTTATTGAGACAAATTCGAAATGAGCAGAAATTAAGTTTAGAAGAATTAGCTCATAAAACAGGAGTTAGTAAATTAACATTAGGAAAGATCGAAAGAGGAGAAACAAATCCGACGCTAGCTGTCATTTGGAAAATAACGAAAGGGTTATCAATTCCTTTATCCAGATTAATGGTTGTCGGAGAACCTGTAGCCGTTGCGCGCTGTGGAGAAGGATTTGCAGTAGATGTAGGACAAGCATGGCATTTAGAAACGATGCTCCGTTATACGAAAGAAACAGGGATGGAAATGCATCGTGCTTGTTTACGATCAAATAGTATATATGAACCAGAAGCTCATCATGAAGGTGCGATTGAGCTTGTAACGGTAATGAAAGGGAAAGTGTCTATTCAAGTGGAGAATGATGTATATGAATTAAATGAGTTTGATTCCATTCAATTTGAAGCGAATAAGAAGCATATTTATAAAAATGAAGAAGAAGAAGTGGCGGTATTACATTTAACGATGAAATATTCTTCATGA
- a CDS encoding Rrf2 family transcriptional regulator, with protein MGISSRFTVGVHMLTLLAIDRNSRCTSEWIAGSVNTNPVVIRRITGMLKRAGLVDVQAGKGGTTLARDLEEITLLDVYKAVEVVEEGQLFSFHENPNIECPVGANIQSVLEIILMQAQEAMENVLANVTVDQLVTNLKSKMKE; from the coding sequence ATGGGGATTAGTAGTCGTTTTACAGTAGGTGTTCATATGCTGACATTACTTGCGATAGATCGAAACTCTCGCTGTACCTCTGAATGGATTGCCGGTAGTGTGAATACAAATCCAGTTGTGATTCGTCGCATTACAGGAATGTTGAAGAGAGCAGGACTTGTTGATGTACAAGCTGGTAAAGGTGGTACGACACTTGCTCGAGATTTAGAAGAAATTACATTACTTGATGTATATAAAGCAGTGGAAGTTGTAGAAGAAGGACAGCTATTTTCCTTCCATGAAAATCCCAACATTGAATGTCCAGTAGGAGCTAATATTCAATCAGTATTAGAAATTATTTTAATGCAAGCGCAAGAAGCGATGGAAAACGTGCTTGCAAATGTAACGGTAGATCAATTAGTTACAAATTTAAAGTCTAAAATGAAAGAATAA
- a CDS encoding TetR/AcrR family transcriptional regulator: MRKVACANTYINKIKPVIRKTSFSQLKIDEIAKYMDISKATLYKRFSSKDEIIEAIVEDFMNYLLEGDADNQDESMSFAERFQKTFIHSLKCVTYISDVFLQDLKEAYPHLSDQLVAAQQNRNHNLQMFFEAGMEQGYFNKMNAQLFMVQDDVMLRRIIDHSFCIQYDITLKKAILDFYQLKKYQLFKPEYIEAIDDSEIEKEVIAILQMIS; the protein is encoded by the coding sequence ATGAGAAAAGTCGCATGTGCAAATACTTATATTAATAAAATAAAGCCCGTTATTAGAAAGACGAGTTTTAGCCAATTGAAAATAGATGAAATTGCGAAATATATGGATATTAGTAAAGCTACTTTATATAAACGTTTTTCTTCGAAAGATGAAATTATTGAGGCGATAGTAGAGGATTTTATGAATTATCTACTCGAAGGTGATGCGGACAATCAAGATGAAAGCATGTCTTTTGCAGAACGTTTCCAAAAAACGTTTATCCACTCTTTAAAATGTGTGACATATATTTCGGATGTTTTTTTGCAAGATTTGAAAGAAGCATATCCGCATTTGTCAGATCAATTAGTCGCTGCACAACAAAATCGTAATCATAATTTGCAAATGTTTTTTGAAGCGGGTATGGAACAAGGTTATTTTAATAAAATGAATGCGCAATTATTTATGGTACAAGATGATGTGATGTTACGACGTATTATAGATCATTCTTTTTGTATTCAGTACGATATTACTTTAAAGAAAGCGATACTTGATTTTTATCAATTAAAGAAGTATCAACTTTTTAAACCAGAGTATATAGAAGCAATTGATGATTCTGAAATTGAAAAAGAAGTTATTGCTATTTTGCAAATGATTTCGTAA
- a CDS encoding type 1 glutamine amidotransferase domain-containing protein, translated as MLKRILLVSTSAHDMNGHPTGLWLEELAAPYHLFKKSKFDVDIVSIKGGRVPIDRVSIPNGIPREFKHVASLLQNTRPISNVHFSDYDAVLFGGGHGAIVDFPGNPYVANLIENMYNNNRIVAAVCHGVSSLVGVKNKDGSFFVAGKRITGYTNDEEKAVHLEKRVPFLLESKLKEEGALFYVAPNFTPHVVVDGHLITGQNPQSSVEIGKAIKRAVNKL; from the coding sequence ATGTTGAAAAGGATACTGTTAGTTTCAACAAGTGCTCATGATATGAATGGACACCCGACTGGTTTGTGGCTTGAAGAGCTCGCAGCTCCTTATCATTTATTTAAAAAGTCTAAGTTTGATGTTGATATTGTGTCAATAAAAGGTGGGAGAGTACCTATAGATAGAGTGTCTATTCCGAATGGTATACCTCGCGAATTCAAGCACGTAGCTTCTTTATTGCAAAATACGAGGCCGATTTCGAATGTTCATTTTTCGGATTATGATGCGGTTTTATTTGGTGGTGGGCACGGGGCGATTGTAGATTTTCCAGGTAATCCATATGTAGCAAATTTAATTGAGAATATGTATAACAATAACCGGATTGTAGCGGCTGTTTGTCACGGAGTAAGCTCCTTAGTCGGTGTGAAAAATAAGGATGGCTCGTTTTTTGTTGCCGGTAAGCGTATAACAGGTTATACAAACGATGAAGAAAAAGCTGTACATTTAGAAAAGCGCGTTCCGTTTTTGTTAGAAAGTAAGTTGAAAGAAGAAGGAGCTTTGTTTTATGTAGCCCCCAATTTTACGCCGCATGTGGTAGTAGATGGGCATTTAATTACAGGACAAAATCCACAGTCTAGCGTGGAAATAGGTAAGGCTATAAAAAGGGCTGTAAATAAATTATAG
- a CDS encoding aquaporin — protein MLKKAIAEFIGTFVLVLFGTGVAVTGGGIEGIGTLGIAMAFGLSIVAMAYSIGTISGCHINPAVSVAMFINKRMNAMELCYYVLAQILGGLLGTATLVTILKSAKTPLDNLGQNGFGTLGLSGAFLVEFILTFVFILVIVAVTGKKGSSSLAGLVIGFTLVLIHLLGIPLTGTSVNPARSIAPALFVGGEALSQLWVFIVAPILGGIFAAIVGKFILNTEK, from the coding sequence ATGTTAAAAAAAGCAATCGCTGAATTTATTGGTACCTTTGTACTTGTATTATTCGGAACTGGAGTAGCTGTCACTGGCGGCGGAATCGAAGGAATTGGAACATTAGGAATCGCTATGGCTTTCGGCTTATCTATTGTAGCTATGGCATATAGCATCGGAACAATTTCTGGATGTCACATTAACCCAGCAGTATCAGTAGCTATGTTCATCAACAAACGCATGAACGCTATGGAACTTTGTTATTATGTATTAGCTCAAATTTTAGGTGGTTTATTAGGAACTGCAACGTTAGTAACAATTTTAAAATCTGCTAAAACACCTTTAGATAATTTAGGACAAAATGGTTTCGGAACTCTTGGTTTATCTGGAGCATTTTTAGTTGAGTTCATTTTAACTTTCGTATTTATTTTAGTTATCGTCGCTGTAACAGGTAAAAAAGGAAGTTCTTCTTTAGCTGGACTAGTAATTGGTTTCACATTAGTTTTAATCCACTTATTAGGAATTCCGTTAACTGGAACATCTGTTAACCCAGCTCGTAGTATCGCACCAGCTTTATTTGTTGGTGGAGAAGCACTTTCTCAACTATGGGTATTCATCGTAGCACCAATTCTTGGTGGTATCTTCGCAGCTATCGTAGGTAAATTCATTTTAAATACTGAAAAATAG
- a CDS encoding ABC transporter ATP-binding protein, with product MSLQIQNLTKQFGESKAVNGLQISLPKGEVLGLLGRNGAGKTTTIKMLLGLLTPNEGSITWDGKSFGTSGVTIGYLPEERGLYTKSRVIDQLRYFGRLEGMTKKEVDFAIDHWLDRLAIPEYKFKTAGELSKGNQQKIQLIAALLHNPELLILDEPFSGLDPVNAGMLASIIEEQVQSGKTIILSSHRMEQVEAFCQHVCILKKGEAVVKGQLSDIKKEYGFRNLTIEDTVENEKGLEAIHVSYEKQQGLLYVKVQDDAEALKILQQLQEQGVSLRQFKMLEPTLNEIFVERAK from the coding sequence TTGAGTTTACAAATTCAAAACTTAACGAAACAATTTGGGGAATCAAAAGCAGTTAACGGCTTGCAAATTTCGTTACCTAAAGGTGAAGTGCTAGGATTACTTGGGCGAAATGGTGCAGGGAAAACAACGACAATCAAAATGCTTCTCGGATTATTAACGCCTAATGAAGGATCTATTACATGGGATGGAAAATCATTTGGGACTAGTGGGGTAACGATTGGATATTTACCAGAAGAGAGAGGTTTATATACAAAAAGTAGAGTAATAGATCAGTTGCGATATTTTGGTAGATTAGAAGGAATGACGAAAAAAGAAGTAGATTTTGCTATTGATCACTGGTTAGATCGATTGGCAATACCAGAATATAAATTTAAAACGGCAGGAGAGCTTTCAAAAGGGAATCAGCAAAAAATTCAATTAATTGCTGCTCTTCTTCATAATCCTGAACTTCTCATTTTAGATGAACCGTTTAGCGGACTTGATCCAGTTAATGCTGGGATGTTAGCTAGCATTATTGAAGAACAAGTGCAGAGCGGAAAGACGATTATTTTATCAAGTCATCGTATGGAACAAGTAGAGGCTTTTTGCCAACATGTATGTATTTTGAAAAAAGGTGAAGCAGTCGTAAAAGGACAGCTAAGTGATATTAAGAAAGAATACGGTTTCCGTAATTTAACGATTGAAGATACAGTAGAGAATGAAAAAGGATTAGAAGCTATACATGTATCGTATGAAAAACAACAAGGCCTTCTTTATGTGAAAGTACAAGACGATGCGGAAGCTCTCAAGATTTTGCAACAGTTGCAAGAGCAAGGTGTTAGCTTACGACAATTCAAAATGTTAGAGCCGACGTTAAATGAAATCTTTGTAGAGAGGGCGAAATAA